The genomic window ATGCGCAAGGAGTAACGATCATGGCCATGAAACCCGGCGATATCGAAGACATGATCAAGGCTGGGATTCCCGGTGCCAAGGTAACGATCCGCGATCTGGCGGGCGACGGCGATCACTACGCCGCCGAAGTCGTCGCCGAAGCCTTCCGCGGCAAGAGCCGCGTGCAGCAGCACCAGATGGTCTACGAGGCGCTGAAGGGCAATATGGGCGGCGTCCTGCACGCCCTAGCCCTGCAGACTTCGGCACCGGAATGAGATTTCGCCGCTATAGGAATGGGTGAGCCCGGCCTCAACCGGGTATCCTCTTTTCGTCGGTGCCGGCAAAGACCGAGGCTGGCATCGGTCCTGATGTCATCAGCGTGAAATCGAACGACGCCTTGAGATCAGGCCCAAGCACATATTGCCGATGGACGCGCAGCTGGTCCTTGCGGATCTTGCGATAATGCTCAGGCGTCAGCATCTGCTTGACGCGGATCAGAAGAATCTCCGCAGGGCGCGCGTCAGCATGGCCCGAGACGGCGACGACGGGCACCTTGTAGAAATTGATCGAGTCCGTCAGGCACTGGACGTCGAGCCAGAAGATCTCGGGACACCGGGCAATGAGGCCAACGCGAGCGCGAAGCAGCGTCGCCGACGACATCAGCCCGCATTGCAGGATGGCGCTGCCGAGCGTCGCAAAAACCACGCGCTTGCCCATGAAGATCTCTGGCTCCCTTTCAAGCAGAATACCGATAACGTGGGCGGCGACGCTCGAACCCATGCTGTGTGAGGAGATCACATATTCGTCCGCCTCTTCCGCCAGCGCCTTACGCACGGCGGTCGCCCGATCCTCGAGCCAATCGTTGAATTCAGTCCGGTCCATCCGTCCAAGAGCTACGGCCATCTCCCAATCGGCGAAGAGATGCAGCGTATGGAACCGTTCGGAAAACGGCAGAAAGGCGAAGACAAAGAAGCAGAGCGCGAGCAGCCCGCTCCAGAGCATGTGCCACGGCGAAAAGCCGAGAGCATAGGGCAGGATGGCGATCTGCGCAGTCAACACAATCGCGAGCGCCGTCAGCAGGAATGGAAAGAGGAAGAACAGGCCGAAACGCCATGCATGGCGGAAGTATCCCCGCATGCCGCCCTCAAGCATGATCTGCGCACAGCTTCGGAAACCTGCCATGATCTGGCCGAGCGTGCCGCGGGCGCGCAGCCGGCGCACGAAGACGTCGTGATCGACCATGTGGATGCGGCTCTTCGTCTGCCAGCCGGCAGATCCGGTCTCCTCCTCGGGCGGCGTTTCATCGGTTGCCGCGGCGCCGGTGGTGACCACGAAGCTGAGGGGATCTCCTCCCTCATCCGGCGCTCCCGCCTCGACCGAATAGCCCCACACTGAGGCGCTCTGCCTGGCCGAACGTTCGTAGCGCGCCCTGTGGGCAACGCCGTCCAGCGGCTCGAAGCCCGGGAAATGCAGGACGACCCGCTTCTCGATCAATTTCATTCTGTTCTTCCGGCCGGGCAAATGGCCGGCATGTTGATACGATCCGGCTGCTGGTCGCGGTGGCTTCGCGAAAAAGCAGGTATGATCTCAAAGCCGTCTTGCTAACCGAACTCTTCCGGAATTCAATAGCGGCTATGTCGTTTTCACCGCGAGCGGAGGGGTTTGTGGCCGATCTTGTTAAAGAATTGATATCGGGCGTCGTCGACAGTGTGCTGAAGGAAATCTTGAAGAAAACCACCGGCCGCGTGACGACGAAGCGGAGCAGACGCAAGACGCGCGCTGCTGCGCCGACCCCGGCTTCTCGCAAGACAACCTCCACCAAACGCAAACCTGTCCGCAAACAGGTCAGCAAACGCCGCACCGCCGCCGGCCGCAGCCGTCAGCGCCGCAGTTGAGGCATCACGAAATCAACATATAACCGCTTTGAGGCGCGTCGGACTCCGGTAACGAAAGAGCCGGCATCCCGCTTACGCGTCTTCGCACTCTCGCCAAGGATCAGAACCGTGAAGCGCATTCTGAAAATCACTTTTGCGGCCGTCATCACCATCTCTCTCATTGCAGTCGCCAGCGTCTACGCCCTGTCGGAGAGGCGCCTTGCCAGGACATATGACCTTGCGGCGACCGACTTCACTGTCAGGACGACGCTATCACCTGAGGAAGCAGAACGCCGCGCCCGCACGTTGATGTGCGGCGGCTGCCATCACGATGCCGGGAATGTGCTGGTCGAGGAGCCTGGTGTCGGTCGCATCATTGCGCCGAATTTGACCCGCTTCGCGCCGATGTATAGCGATGCCGAACTCGTGCGCCTCATCCGCCATGGCGTCAAGAAGGACGGCACCGGCGTCTTCATCATGCCGGCAAGCAACTTCGCCAATATTGCCGATGACGATATGGCGGCGATCATCGCCTGGCTACGCAGTCTCAAACAACTTCCCGATGCAGTCGAGGGAGCGACGCAATGGGGGCCGCTCGGTCGGATTGGCCTCGCGCTGGGCAAGGTCCCCTTTGAAGCCGATCTCGTCCCCGCCTCTGTCACGCCCATCGCCGCGCGTCCGGCCGATATCGGCGAATATGCCTTTCGAACCGACTGCAGCCACTGTCACAATCTCGACACGGAGAAGAGATCGGAAGTCCTCGTGGCGCCGGCGCTGCGGCCACTGGCACAATCCTATTCGCCGGCCGATTTCAAGACGCTGCTGCGTACCGGCAAAGCTGCCGGTGGGCGTGATCTCGGGTTGATGACCAAGGTTTCGCAATCGGATTTCAACCACTTCACCGATGCCGAAATAGACCAGATTCAAGCCTATCTCGCCCGGCAACCGTAACGGGACGGCAACAATCCTGAAGTGGTCCGACCAGATTGGTCTTTTTTTGGTTCGGGCGGGTGGAATTCCTGCTGCCGCATGCTATCTAAGGACAACGATTGAAACGGTGGGCCTTTAACCCGCCTGTTGAAAGGATCAGGTCCTATGAGCGGCATTCACGAATTCATCGACAACGAAATCAAGAGCAACGACGTCGTCCTCTTCATGAAGGGCACGCCGCAGTTTCCGCAGTGCGGTTTCTCCGGGCAGGTCGTGCAGATTCTCGATTACATCGGCGTCGACTACAAGGGCATCAATGTGCTCGCCGATTCGGAAATCCGCCAGGGCATCAAGGATTATTCCAACTGGCCGACGATCCCGCAGCTTTACATAAAGGGCGAATTCGTCGGGGGCTGCGACATCGTCCGGGAGATGTTCCAGGCTGGCGAGCTGCAGCAGCATCTCCAGGAAAATGGCATCGCCGTGCGCGGCGCCGCCTGACCTGACCGGTCACCGGGCGTCCGCCCGGTTTCCAAATCTGTTTCTCGAGTCCGAGGCGCTGCGCTGAGCAGCGCCTTGGCCTGTTTATGGGAATTTCCTTGTGACAGATTCATCACAAGCCGTGTCCGCGGGCCGCCTGCCCCTGGGCAAGCGTGAATTCATCGCGCTTGCCGCTTTCCTGATGGCCGTCAATTCGCTGGCGATAGACATCATGCTCCCTGCCCTGCAGCAGATCGGCGCGAGCCTCGGCGTCGAAAGCGAGAATCACCGTCAGTTCGTCGTCTCCACCTATCTCCTCGGCTTCGGCTGCGCCCAGCTTTTCTATGGCCCGCTCTCCGATCGCTTTGGCCGCCGGCTGCCGCTCTTGATCGGCCTCTTCATCTATATCGCGTCGGCTATCGGAATCGTTTTCGTCCCGTCATTCGCTGGCCTGTTGGTACTGCGCTTCGTCCAGGGCGTCGGTTCCGCCGCCACCCGCGTGATCACCATCTCCATCGTCCGTGACATCTATGGTGGCCGGCAGATGGCCGAGGTCATGTCGCTGATCATGATGGTCTTCATGATCGTGCCTGTCATTGCACCCGGCACCGGCCAAGCGGTCATGTTCTTCGGCAACTGGCACCTGATCTTCCTCTTCATCGCCGCCATGGCGACTGGTATCGCCGTCTGGGCCTATCTCCGCTTGCCGGAAACACTGCATCCCGCCAATGTGAGGCCCTTCACCGCTCGCTCGATCTTCGGCGCCTTCAAACTAGTGCTGACCAATCGTGTCGCACTCTGCTACACCATCGCCAGCACTTTCATCTTCGGCGCGCTGTTCGGCTTCATCAATTCCGCGCAGCAGGTCTATGTCGGAATCTACGGCCTCGGGGTCTATTTCCCCTTTGCCTTTGCCGGTGTTGCGATCTTCATGTCCATATCGTCCTTCTTCAATTCGCGCTTCGTCGGCAAACTCGGCATGCGCCGCCTGTCGCATGGTTCGCTCCTCGGCTTTATCACCATCAACACCATCTGGCTGATCGTACAGATGATGAGTTCTGGGCCGATGCCCTTCGCCCTGTTCATCTCCTTCTTCGGCCTTGCCATGTTCCAGTTCGGTTGGATCGGCTCAAACTTCAACTCGCTCGCCATGGAACCGCTCGGCCATGTCGCCGGCACCGCCTCCTCCGTCCTCGGTTTCATGAGCACGGTCGGTGGGGCCTTGATCGGCGCCGGCATCGGTCAGGCCTTCGACGGCACGGCGCTGCCGATGGTCGCCGGTTATTTTGCCGTGTCGATCGTCGGCCTGATTTTCGTGCTGATTGCCGAGAAGGGCCGGCTCTTCCAACAGCATAACCCGGCCGTCTGAACGACCGGCCTCATCCGCATACGGGATTTCACCACATGACGCCGCCGCATAAACCGCACCAGGAAAACCAGGGCTCCCGCCGCATCGGCATGGGCTTCGGCGAGTTCGTCGTGACGATCGCCATCATGACCGCCAGCATCGCCATGGCGATCGACAGCATGCTGCCGGCACTGCCCAATATCGGCCACTCCCTCGGCGTCACCAACACCAACGACGCGCAGCTCATCATCGGCGTCTTTTTCCTGGGATTCGGCGTCTCGCAGATATTCTTCGGCAGCCTTTCAGATACGTTCGGCCGCCGCAATATCCTGCTCGGCGGCCTCGCCTGCTATGTCCTCGGCATGTTTGCCGCTGCGGCAACCGGCAGCTTCGAAATGCTGCTCGTCATGCGTTTCGTTCAGGGTGTGGGCGGCGCGGCCGTGCGCATCACCACCATGGCCATCGTCCGCGATTGCTTCGGCGGCCGCGAAATGGCCCGTGTTATGTCCTATGTCATGATCGTCTTCATGATCGTGCCGATCGTCGCTCCCTCAGTCGGCCAGCTCATCATCATCTACGCCAACTGGCACTGGATCTTCATCCTGCTCGGCATCGTCGCCACCATCCTGTTCGTCTGGGCTCTTCTCAGGCTGAAGGAATCGCTGCCGCCGGAAGAGCGCCTGCCGCTTTCGGTCAGCTCTGTCGTGGATGGTTTCAGGACCGTTCTCACCAACCGCGTCACCACAGGCTACATGATCGGCCTCACCATGTTCACCGGCGTCATTAGCGCCTATGTGATCTCGGTGCAGCAGGTCTTCGGCGAGGTCTACGGCCTTGGTGACTGGTTGCCGATCGCCTTTGCCGCCACCGCCGGCGGCATTGCCGTCGCCAATTTTGCCAATGGTTTCTTCGTGCGCAAGTTCGGCATGCGCCGCATCTCGCATGCCGCTTTGCTGATCTTCACGGCGCTGTCGGCTGTCGGCTTTTTCATTTCGCTGGCCGCTAAGCCGGACTTCGCCGTCGCCTACGGTATCTTCACCATCGTGCTGATGATGTTCGCCGTCATCGCCACCAATTTTACCGCCATCAGCCTCGAGCCGATGGGCAACCTCGCCGGCACCGCGACCGCCGTCACCGGCTTCGTCTCGACGACGGCAGGCGCCATTCTCGGTGGCCTGGTCGGCCAGATGTTTAACGGCACGGTACAGCCGCTCTTCGGCGGTTTCGCGCTCTTCGGTCTGGTGACGATCGCAGCTACTCTTTGGGCGGAGAACGGCAAGCTCTTCACCCACCCCGGCGACAGCCCGCAGCTCGATCCGGGTGCGGCCCATTTCTGACGCAGGCACGTGCGAAAGGCATCCCCATGGATGAGCCAATCTCGATCAGGCCTTATGGACCGGGCGACGCGGACGCGACGATCGAAATTTTCCTGCGCGCCATTCGCGAGGTCTCTTTGAAAGACTATTCCCGCGCTCAGATAGAGGCTTGGGCGCAGGTGGAAGATCGCGGCCTGTGGGCGGAGCGCAGGATAAGCAGGCCTGCCTGGATTGCAGAAATCGTCGGAAGGCCTGCAGGCTTTTCTGATCTTACCAGCGACGGATGCCTGGACATGATGTTCGTGCACCCTGAGCTCCAGGGACTAGGAATTGCAAGCCGCCTATTGAGCCGGGTCGAGGAGGAAGCTCTGAAGCTGGGATTCAGACGAATTCATACGGAAGCCAGCCGAACCGCCCGACCGTTTTTCGAGCGCAGAGGGTTTCGCGTGATAACGAAGCAAATCGTCGAGAAGCGTGGGCAAAGCCTGGAAAATTTCCTCATGGAAAAGCTCTACGGCTGATCCG from Rhizobium sp. Pop5 includes these protein-coding regions:
- a CDS encoding multidrug effflux MFS transporter, with protein sequence MTDSSQAVSAGRLPLGKREFIALAAFLMAVNSLAIDIMLPALQQIGASLGVESENHRQFVVSTYLLGFGCAQLFYGPLSDRFGRRLPLLIGLFIYIASAIGIVFVPSFAGLLVLRFVQGVGSAATRVITISIVRDIYGGRQMAEVMSLIMMVFMIVPVIAPGTGQAVMFFGNWHLIFLFIAAMATGIAVWAYLRLPETLHPANVRPFTARSIFGAFKLVLTNRVALCYTIASTFIFGALFGFINSAQQVYVGIYGLGVYFPFAFAGVAIFMSISSFFNSRFVGKLGMRRLSHGSLLGFITINTIWLIVQMMSSGPMPFALFISFFGLAMFQFGWIGSNFNSLAMEPLGHVAGTASSVLGFMSTVGGALIGAGIGQAFDGTALPMVAGYFAVSIVGLIFVLIAEKGRLFQQHNPAV
- a CDS encoding GNAT family N-acetyltransferase, with product MDEPISIRPYGPGDADATIEIFLRAIREVSLKDYSRAQIEAWAQVEDRGLWAERRISRPAWIAEIVGRPAGFSDLTSDGCLDMMFVHPELQGLGIASRLLSRVEEEALKLGFRRIHTEASRTARPFFERRGFRVITKQIVEKRGQSLENFLMEKLYG
- the grxD gene encoding Grx4 family monothiol glutaredoxin — translated: MSGIHEFIDNEIKSNDVVLFMKGTPQFPQCGFSGQVVQILDYIGVDYKGINVLADSEIRQGIKDYSNWPTIPQLYIKGEFVGGCDIVREMFQAGELQQHLQENGIAVRGAA
- a CDS encoding c-type cytochrome, which encodes MKRILKITFAAVITISLIAVASVYALSERRLARTYDLAATDFTVRTTLSPEEAERRARTLMCGGCHHDAGNVLVEEPGVGRIIAPNLTRFAPMYSDAELVRLIRHGVKKDGTGVFIMPASNFANIADDDMAAIIAWLRSLKQLPDAVEGATQWGPLGRIGLALGKVPFEADLVPASVTPIAARPADIGEYAFRTDCSHCHNLDTEKRSEVLVAPALRPLAQSYSPADFKTLLRTGKAAGGRDLGLMTKVSQSDFNHFTDAEIDQIQAYLARQP
- a CDS encoding multidrug effflux MFS transporter, which gives rise to MTPPHKPHQENQGSRRIGMGFGEFVVTIAIMTASIAMAIDSMLPALPNIGHSLGVTNTNDAQLIIGVFFLGFGVSQIFFGSLSDTFGRRNILLGGLACYVLGMFAAAATGSFEMLLVMRFVQGVGGAAVRITTMAIVRDCFGGREMARVMSYVMIVFMIVPIVAPSVGQLIIIYANWHWIFILLGIVATILFVWALLRLKESLPPEERLPLSVSSVVDGFRTVLTNRVTTGYMIGLTMFTGVISAYVISVQQVFGEVYGLGDWLPIAFAATAGGIAVANFANGFFVRKFGMRRISHAALLIFTALSAVGFFISLAAKPDFAVAYGIFTIVLMMFAVIATNFTAISLEPMGNLAGTATAVTGFVSTTAGAILGGLVGQMFNGTVQPLFGGFALFGLVTIAATLWAENGKLFTHPGDSPQLDPGAAHF
- a CDS encoding BolA/IbaG family iron-sulfur metabolism protein gives rise to the protein MAMKPGDIEDMIKAGIPGAKVTIRDLAGDGDHYAAEVVAEAFRGKSRVQQHQMVYEALKGNMGGVLHALALQTSAPE